The nucleotide window CGCGGCGGTCCGGAGCGGTTCCGGCGTACCCAGATCAGCACGGCCAGGATCACCAGCAGGGCCAGCACCACCAGGTCGATGGCGGGGCCGCGATCGACCTTCCCGGCGACGGCGGTGGCGTCGGCGGCCACTCCGCCCACCAGCCGGGTCAACGACCACGCCACCGTCACCCCGGCGGCCACGACCAGCCCCGCGCCCGCGAGGAAGCCCAGCGACGCCGCCCAGGGCCGATCCGACGAGGCCAGGAAGACCGCCACCACCAGCTGCGTACCGGCGACCATGACCACGGCGAGCGGCAGAATGGTCAGGAAGTTCATGGCCCGTCATCCTTCCGGCACACGCAGGTGGGACGCGGCCGAATCCGGGGATCACCCGGTCGGTCGCACACCCCCGCCCACCACGACACGTCCGGCCAGCAGCGCCCCGAGCAGCGCCAGTGCGGCGGTCACCACGAGCGTCGTCGCGTAGCTGGCCGGGCCTGGCGCACTTCCCGACGCCAAAACGGCCCCGGTCAGCGCGAGCACTGTCGCCGCGAAGAGGGAGTCGCTCAGTTGCAGTGACGAGCTGTTGCGGCCCTGCTCACCCGGTGCGGACAACTCCAGGGTGAGCACCGACAACGACGGATAGAGCAGGCCCATCCCCAGACCGGCGATCGCCCAACCGACCACGGCGACGACCACCGGCAGCTCGGGCCGGACGGCCAGCGCGACAGTCGCGGTGCCCAGCGTGATGCAGCTCAGCCCGACGCGCGGAAGACTGGCCCGCGACGCCGGCACCGGCATCCGGCCCTGCAACCAGGAGCCCACCGACCACGCCAGCGCGCCGACCGTGAGGACCAGCCCGGCCGCGGTCGGCGAGAGGCCCCGTTCCCGGGAGAGCATCAGCGGGATGACCACCTCGGCGCCGACGAAGGCCGCCGACGCCAGGCCACGCAGCCCCACGACGGTGGGCAAGCCTCGCGCCGCCCGGAGAAACCCGGCCGGCAGCAGGCGCGGGGCGCAGACCAGCAGACCGACCACTGCGAACGCGACAAGCACCAGGGCGGTGGCGCCGCGCTGCTGACCCCCGATGTGCAGCAGTGCGGCACTCACCGCGGCCCCGCACGCCCAACCGATCCGCGCAGCCGCACCCGCCGGCGGCCTCGTTGCCGCACTTCGGCCCAGCGACCGCAGGCCGGGATGGATCAGCAGCACCGCCGGCACCGCCACCGCCGGCACCGCCAGGAAGACCCACCGCCAGCCCAGGTACTGCACGATCAAGCCGGCGACCGCCGGCCCGACCAGCGACGGTACGACCCACGCCGCCGCGAACGCCGCGAAGATCCGCCGGTGCAGTTCCTGCGGGTACGCGTGCCCGACGATCACGTAGAGCGCCACCGAGAGCAGACCGGAGCCGAAACCCTGCACGACCCGCCCGACGACCAGCACACTCATCACGGGGGCGGTCCCGGCGATCAGCAAACCGACCACGAACCAGGCGACGCCGTGCCACATCGGCCCACGAGGACCCCGGGCGTCGCACCAGATGCCGGAGACCACCATCGCCAGCACACCTGTGGCGAACGGGCCACCGAACGCGATCCCGTAGAGCGCCAGCCCGTCCAGGCTGCGGGCTACTGTCGGCATCGCCGTACCGACCGCCAACGCCTCGAACGCGAGGAGTGAGATCAACGCGACGCTGCCCACCGTCATCGCGCGCAGCCGCGGCGCGAAGAGTCCGGGTGCGGTGGGTGCGGCGGTGACGGTTGTGCTCGGCATCGACCGAGCATGCGACCTCAACCGGGATTCATG belongs to Micromonospora ureilytica and includes:
- a CDS encoding MFS transporter — translated: MPSTTVTAAPTAPGLFAPRLRAMTVGSVALISLLAFEALAVGTAMPTVARSLDGLALYGIAFGGPFATGVLAMVVSGIWCDARGPRGPMWHGVAWFVVGLLIAGTAPVMSVLVVGRVVQGFGSGLLSVALYVIVGHAYPQELHRRIFAAFAAAWVVPSLVGPAVAGLIVQYLGWRWVFLAVPAVAVPAVLLIHPGLRSLGRSAATRPPAGAAARIGWACGAAVSAALLHIGGQQRGATALVLVAFAVVGLLVCAPRLLPAGFLRAARGLPTVVGLRGLASAAFVGAEVVIPLMLSRERGLSPTAAGLVLTVGALAWSVGSWLQGRMPVPASRASLPRVGLSCITLGTATVALAVRPELPVVVAVVGWAIAGLGMGLLYPSLSVLTLELSAPGEQGRNSSSLQLSDSLFAATVLALTGAVLASGSAPGPASYATTLVVTAALALLGALLAGRVVVGGGVRPTG